A genomic window from Anthocerotibacter panamensis C109 includes:
- a CDS encoding 2Fe-2S iron-sulfur cluster-binding protein produces the protein MNQGFQSYRVNFTKSRRQVTVEEWFTLNLAARKAGLEIPTDCCHGVCGTCEVWTKQQGLVRACITLVSEDVEVQF, from the coding sequence GTGAACCAGGGCTTCCAGTCCTATCGGGTGAACTTTACTAAAAGTAGGCGGCAAGTGACCGTAGAGGAGTGGTTCACCCTCAACCTTGCCGCCCGCAAGGCTGGATTGGAGATTCCGACAGACTGCTGTCATGGGGTTTGCGGAACTTGTGAAGTATGGACCAAGCAACAGGGCCTCGTGCGAGCGTGTATTACGCTGGTCTCTGAAGATGTTGAAGTACAATTCTAG
- the ispG gene encoding (E)-4-hydroxy-3-methylbut-2-enyl-diphosphate synthase: MLTLTNPPAESLSVPRRPTRPVQVGSMTIGGNAPVVVQSMINEDTLDIAGSVKAIRALHSIGCELVRVTVPSLAHARALDKIRKTLEDTYQPVPLVADVHHDGMKIALEVARHVDKVRINPGLYVFERRRTTGEYSPEELQGVHRAIREALQPLVETLKEQGKAMRIGVNHGSLAERMLYMYGDTPLGMVESALEFIRICEEMDFHNLVISLKASRVPVMLCAYRLAAQRMGELGMDYPFHLGVTEAGDGEYGRIKSTAGIGTLLAEGIGDTIRVSLTEDPAKEIPVCYSILQALGLRKTMVEYVACPSCGRTMFNLEEVLKEVRAATVHLVGLDIAVMGCIVNGPGEMADADYGYVGKTPGTIALYRGKEEIKRVPQAEGVQHLVQLIKGDGRWVEPK; the protein is encoded by the coding sequence ATGCTCACCCTGACCAACCCGCCCGCTGAATCGCTCTCAGTCCCCCGCCGTCCAACGCGCCCGGTTCAAGTCGGCTCCATGACTATCGGAGGGAATGCCCCGGTCGTAGTGCAGTCGATGATCAATGAAGACACTTTGGACATTGCCGGTTCGGTCAAGGCGATCCGCGCCCTCCACAGCATCGGCTGCGAATTGGTCCGCGTCACGGTACCTTCTCTTGCCCATGCCCGCGCCCTGGATAAAATTCGCAAAACGTTAGAAGACACCTATCAGCCGGTTCCGCTGGTAGCAGATGTGCACCACGACGGGATGAAAATCGCCCTGGAGGTCGCCCGCCATGTAGACAAGGTGCGTATCAATCCGGGGCTCTATGTTTTTGAACGCCGCCGCACTACCGGGGAGTACAGCCCCGAAGAGCTGCAAGGCGTCCACCGCGCCATCCGCGAAGCCCTCCAACCGCTGGTCGAAACCCTCAAGGAACAGGGCAAGGCGATGCGTATCGGCGTCAACCATGGTTCACTGGCTGAGCGGATGCTCTATATGTACGGCGATACACCCTTGGGCATGGTGGAGTCAGCCCTAGAATTTATCCGCATCTGCGAGGAGATGGACTTTCACAATTTGGTCATCTCCCTAAAAGCCTCGCGGGTGCCGGTCATGCTCTGTGCCTATCGCCTTGCCGCCCAACGCATGGGTGAACTGGGCATGGACTATCCCTTCCACCTCGGCGTAACCGAAGCAGGCGACGGGGAATACGGGCGGATCAAGTCTACGGCGGGCATCGGTACCTTACTTGCCGAGGGCATTGGCGACACGATCCGCGTTTCGCTCACCGAAGACCCAGCCAAGGAGATTCCCGTTTGCTACAGCATTCTCCAGGCGTTGGGTCTGCGTAAGACGATGGTGGAATATGTGGCCTGCCCCAGTTGTGGACGGACGATGTTCAACCTGGAGGAGGTGCTCAAGGAAGTCCGGGCTGCTACGGTACATTTGGTCGGCCTCGACATTGCGGTAATGGGTTGTATCGTCAATGGACCCGGAGAAATGGCGGATGCGGACTATGGCTATGTCGGCAAAACTCCGGGGACGATTGCCCTCTATCGCGGCAAAGAGGAAATCAAACGGGTCCCTCAAGCGGAAGGTGTGCAGCATCTGGTGCAGCTTATCAAGGGAGACGGGCGTTGGGTTGAGCCCAAGTGA
- a CDS encoding ABC transporter ATP-binding protein — translation MKVSSWQKILSYLAPYKGWVALGIFSLLLTNILGVYIPWRIKETVDALGSKLDTQVLLANCLALCGLATVMLVMRVLSRQWLFGVGRQVEFDIRKQLFGHLLSMAPSYFNQNSAGDLISRSTNDVDNIRRLLGFSILSIANTLFAYALTLPLMMALNPMLTFISMAIYPFMLGIVFLFGNRLRQEQMVVQEELGEISNLIQEDLNGIALIKVYAQEKNERQAFEQRNFGLRDANIRLALSRNLLFPILGGLAATSLILILWFGAPLLANGTLSIGAFTALTVYVERLVFPTALLGFTITSFQRGQVSLDRIEDILATPAAITDKPEALPLAQSKGELRAQQLTFTHFGTSQPALDHITFSVQPGEVVAIVGSVGSGKSTLANALCRLLEIEPGQLFLDGRDITGIRLTDLRYQIAYVPQESFLFGATVTENIRYGRPDLPPEKVLEVAKLARVHEEIMTFPQGYETLVGERGITLSGGQRQRVALARALLMDAAVLILDDALSSVDNETAENILNNLSTQSNKTILLVTHRLSAAARADRILVLDQGQLVETGTHEVLVRAGGIYGQLWSQYQMEAVLVE, via the coding sequence ATGAAAGTTTCCTCCTGGCAGAAAATCCTCAGTTACCTCGCGCCTTATAAGGGCTGGGTTGCTCTGGGAATTTTTTCGCTGCTGCTTACCAATATTTTGGGCGTCTACATCCCTTGGCGTATCAAAGAGACTGTGGATGCCCTCGGGAGTAAGCTCGATACTCAGGTACTCCTTGCAAACTGTCTGGCCCTCTGTGGGCTTGCCACCGTGATGTTGGTGATGCGCGTACTCTCCCGGCAGTGGCTCTTCGGGGTGGGGCGGCAGGTGGAGTTCGACATCCGCAAACAATTGTTCGGGCACCTGTTGAGTATGGCCCCCTCCTATTTCAACCAGAACTCCGCCGGAGACCTCATCAGCCGCTCCACGAATGACGTGGACAATATCCGTCGCCTGTTGGGTTTCTCGATCCTCAGTATCGCTAATACACTCTTTGCCTATGCCCTGACCCTGCCCCTGATGATGGCACTCAACCCGATGCTGACTTTTATTTCGATGGCAATCTATCCTTTTATGCTGGGCATTGTGTTTCTTTTTGGGAACCGCCTGCGCCAAGAACAAATGGTGGTTCAGGAAGAATTGGGTGAGATTAGCAATCTGATCCAAGAAGACCTCAACGGCATTGCCCTCATCAAAGTCTACGCTCAAGAAAAAAACGAGCGCCAAGCCTTCGAGCAACGCAACTTCGGGCTCCGGGACGCCAATATCCGCCTCGCCCTCAGCCGTAACCTACTCTTTCCGATCCTGGGCGGGTTGGCTGCGACGAGTTTGATTTTGATTCTCTGGTTTGGGGCTCCGCTCTTGGCGAATGGGACACTCTCCATCGGTGCGTTTACTGCGCTTACCGTCTATGTGGAACGGCTGGTTTTTCCTACCGCCCTGTTGGGATTTACGATTACTTCCTTTCAACGCGGTCAGGTGAGCCTTGACCGGATCGAGGACATTCTCGCTACGCCCGCTGCTATTACCGACAAGCCTGAAGCCCTGCCTTTAGCGCAGTCCAAAGGGGAATTGCGAGCACAGCAGTTGACTTTCACCCATTTCGGCACCTCCCAACCAGCCTTAGACCATATCACCTTCTCGGTCCAACCGGGGGAGGTGGTCGCTATTGTCGGGTCCGTTGGGTCCGGCAAAAGTACGCTCGCCAATGCCCTGTGTCGCCTGCTTGAGATCGAACCGGGCCAACTCTTCCTCGATGGGCGCGACATCACCGGGATCCGCCTCACCGACCTGCGCTATCAGATCGCCTACGTGCCGCAGGAGAGCTTCCTTTTTGGTGCGACGGTGACCGAGAACATCCGCTACGGCAGACCTGACCTCCCCCCCGAAAAGGTTTTAGAAGTGGCGAAGCTAGCTCGGGTCCACGAAGAGATTATGACCTTCCCTCAAGGCTATGAGACCTTGGTCGGGGAACGCGGTATCACCCTCTCCGGTGGGCAGCGCCAACGGGTGGCTCTAGCACGGGCACTCTTAATGGACGCTGCGGTCTTGATCCTGGACGATGCGCTCTCCAGTGTCGATAACGAGACTGCCGAAAATATCCTCAACAACCTCAGCACGCAGAGCAACAAAACCATCCTCCTCGTCACCCATCGCCTGAGCGCTGCCGCCCGCGCCGACCGTATCCTCGTCCTTGACCAGGGTCAGCTCGTCGAGACCGGAACCCACGAAGTGCTGGTCCGAGCGGGGGGGATTTACGGTCAACTCTGGTCTCAATATCAAATGGAAGCAGTCCTCGTCGAGTGA
- a CDS encoding transposase: MTSLQFTEAVEAYKKRWGIEAMFKDCKSGGYNLESCKVCQQRLQRMMIVLCIAYTSAVLNGSRIQKLKLEKYVSCSLEGKRQERRTSTFKIGVYGENWSGVEREELIAKLLLLNRRKAKYHRQGLAARMLMQQVS, from the coding sequence TTGACAAGTTTACAATTTACCGAAGCGGTAGAAGCTTATAAAAAACGCTGGGGAATAGAGGCGATGTTCAAGGATTGTAAGTCAGGAGGTTATAACTTGGAATCGTGTAAAGTGTGCCAGCAACGCTTGCAACGGATGATGATAGTGCTGTGCATTGCCTATACCAGCGCAGTGCTCAATGGGAGCCGCATCCAAAAGCTCAAGTTAGAGAAATATGTCAGTTGTTCGCTAGAGGGTAAACGACAGGAACGACGCACCAGCACGTTTAAGATTGGGGTGTATGGCGAGAACTGGTCAGGGGTCGAGAGGGAGGAGTTGATAGCGAAACTGCTGTTGCTCAACCGCCGCAAGGCGAAGTATCATCGCCAAGGCTTAGCAGCCAGAATGCTTATGCAGCAGGTATCCTAG
- the pyrR gene encoding bifunctional pyr operon transcriptional regulator/uracil phosphoribosyltransferase PyrR: MDSEPVQLLDALEMHLMLRRLALQIVEANRGIQNLLLVGIHTRGVHLARRLGQIICEQERAEVPVGELDVTLYRDDLREMGVRVARPTQLPVDINQCTIFLIDDVIYRGRTIRAALDALNDYGRPRAIRLVVLLDRGHRELPIHPDYVGRIVPTSRQESVKVMVREIDGEDKAVLFST; encoded by the coding sequence GTGGACAGTGAACCCGTCCAACTGCTCGATGCCTTAGAAATGCACCTGATGCTCCGCCGCCTTGCCCTCCAAATTGTCGAGGCCAACCGGGGCATCCAAAATCTGTTACTCGTCGGGATTCACACCCGTGGCGTCCATCTTGCGCGACGGCTAGGGCAGATTATCTGTGAGCAGGAGAGGGCTGAGGTTCCGGTGGGAGAACTGGATGTCACCCTTTACCGCGACGACCTGCGCGAGATGGGCGTGCGGGTTGCCCGACCCACCCAACTGCCCGTAGACATCAATCAATGCACAATATTCCTAATTGATGACGTGATCTATAGAGGCCGAACCATCCGCGCCGCCCTCGATGCCCTCAACGACTACGGACGGCCCCGCGCCATCCGTCTGGTGGTCCTCCTCGACCGGGGGCACCGCGAACTCCCCATCCACCCAGACTACGTAGGCCGCATCGTGCCTACCTCTCGTCAGGAAAGCGTGAAGGTTATGGTGCGAGAGATAGATGGTGAAGACAAAGCGGTGTTGTTTTCTACGTAA
- the csaB gene encoding polysaccharide pyruvyl transferase CsaB, whose protein sequence is MKAVLCGYYGFGNAGDEALLATLLQMLPADFEPIVLSGNPEATHRAYGVEAVDRWNFAAVLGAFRASQFFILGGGSILQDVTSPRTMLYYGGLLWLAERMGLETVAWAQGLGPFRRNWSRALVRHLLEPCRQVSVRDRNSAQLLSDWSIPYTQTVDPVWALKAQSPNLPPNLPMPRAAVVLRPHPQLTKARLAVLTAALIQFQKATEVCLVLVPFQLPGDVPIAEAIQKALPGPSAVLHLEDPRALKGLFRTVEWTLAMRFHGVLMAAGEGCPVWGLSYDPKVSQLLQELNAPGLELTALPEEPSPLVRAWLEHYANGEGLTTAQTDRWLDRAQINQQVLKKLVRG, encoded by the coding sequence ATGAAAGCGGTTTTGTGCGGTTATTACGGGTTTGGGAATGCTGGGGATGAGGCGCTTCTGGCGACCCTACTCCAGATGTTGCCTGCGGACTTTGAGCCTATCGTCCTCTCCGGCAATCCCGAGGCTACCCACAGGGCTTACGGCGTCGAGGCAGTAGACCGCTGGAATTTCGCTGCGGTGCTAGGAGCATTCCGGGCCAGCCAGTTTTTTATTTTGGGTGGGGGCAGCATCCTCCAGGACGTGACGAGCCCACGCACGATGCTCTACTACGGAGGGCTCCTCTGGTTAGCCGAGCGCATGGGGCTGGAAACGGTTGCTTGGGCACAGGGCTTGGGTCCATTTAGGCGAAACTGGTCGCGTGCACTGGTGCGGCATTTGCTCGAACCGTGTCGTCAGGTCAGCGTGCGCGACCGCAACTCCGCGCAACTGCTCAGCGACTGGTCCATTCCCTATACCCAGACGGTAGACCCGGTCTGGGCCTTAAAAGCGCAGTCTCCCAACCTCCCGCCCAACCTGCCGATGCCCCGCGCGGCGGTAGTCTTGCGCCCCCACCCACAACTCACCAAGGCGCGGCTTGCCGTCCTGACAGCAGCGCTGATCCAGTTTCAGAAAGCCACGGAAGTCTGTCTGGTCTTGGTCCCTTTCCAATTGCCAGGAGATGTCCCCATCGCCGAAGCAATCCAGAAAGCCCTCCCCGGACCCAGTGCCGTCCTACACTTAGAAGACCCCCGCGCCCTCAAGGGCTTGTTTCGGACGGTGGAGTGGACATTGGCGATGCGCTTTCATGGGGTCTTGATGGCGGCGGGCGAGGGTTGTCCGGTTTGGGGTCTGAGCTACGACCCCAAAGTGAGCCAACTGTTGCAGGAACTTAACGCTCCAGGATTGGAACTGACCGCGCTTCCCGAAGAACCCAGCCCTTTGGTGCGTGCTTGGTTGGAGCACTATGCCAATGGCGAAGGACTGACTACCGCTCAGACCGATAGGTGGCTAGACCGGGCGCAGATCAATCAGCAGGTGTTGAAGAAACTGGTGCGGGGGTAA
- a CDS encoding bifunctional folylpolyglutamate synthase/dihydrofolate synthase, which translates to MAFYASFLDHLQPFGIRLGLSRMTELMTRLEDPQDQVPCIHVAGTNGKGSTCALVRAMLQAAGYRVGCYTSPHLVDWRERITVQGRPISAKDLDESLLTLQPHLKKLPSVTQFEAITAAAFVYFARQNLDVMVIEVGLGGRLDATNAVRRPRVTAITSIGLDHCNILGETLAAIANEKAGILKPGVPMLTALLPPEAQAVVQTRATERGCPVWIIPPATMSGVEYTALDLTYSLALKGPVQAQNSSLALGICQELITQGWSVPVEARRSGLAQARWPGRYQSLTYQGHELLIDGAHNPEGAQFLRQFVDHWQMPVSWIVGLLTTKDSAAILKHLLAPADEFWAVPVPSGSSYAPSLLAATALDLQPGLTLSRAVADIPTALQQAKNPCVLCGSLYLIGDFLAYLGYTPETLAG; encoded by the coding sequence ATGGCCTTCTACGCTTCCTTTTTAGATCATCTACAACCTTTTGGCATCCGTCTCGGGCTGTCGCGGATGACCGAGCTGATGACCCGCTTGGAAGACCCCCAGGATCAGGTGCCCTGCATCCATGTAGCCGGGACCAATGGCAAGGGTTCGACCTGTGCCTTGGTGCGTGCCATGCTTCAGGCGGCGGGCTATCGGGTAGGCTGCTACACCTCTCCGCACCTGGTAGATTGGCGAGAGCGCATCACAGTTCAGGGGCGGCCTATTTCCGCTAAAGACCTCGACGAGAGTCTGTTGACCCTCCAGCCCCACCTTAAGAAATTGCCCAGTGTGACTCAGTTTGAGGCGATTACTGCGGCAGCTTTTGTCTACTTTGCTCGCCAAAATCTGGATGTCATGGTCATAGAAGTGGGTCTAGGGGGCCGTCTTGACGCCACCAACGCCGTGCGCCGCCCTCGGGTCACTGCTATCACCAGCATTGGCCTTGACCATTGCAACATCCTGGGCGAGACCCTCGCCGCCATCGCAAACGAGAAGGCGGGCATCCTCAAACCGGGCGTCCCCATGCTCACGGCGCTCCTGCCCCCCGAAGCCCAAGCCGTAGTCCAGACAAGGGCTACAGAACGCGGCTGCCCTGTCTGGATCATCCCCCCAGCTACGATGAGCGGCGTGGAATACACCGCCTTGGACCTCACCTATAGCCTCGCCCTCAAGGGCCCGGTCCAGGCCCAAAACAGCAGTCTCGCCCTCGGGATCTGCCAGGAATTGATTACCCAGGGCTGGTCTGTGCCTGTGGAAGCCCGACGCAGTGGGCTGGCCCAAGCCCGCTGGCCGGGACGCTACCAAAGCCTGACCTATCAGGGGCACGAACTGCTCATCGATGGCGCTCACAACCCCGAAGGAGCCCAATTTCTCCGTCAGTTCGTAGACCATTGGCAGATGCCTGTGAGTTGGATCGTCGGCTTGCTCACCACTAAAGACAGCGCTGCTATCCTGAAGCACCTGCTCGCCCCGGCAGATGAATTTTGGGCCGTCCCCGTCCCTTCCGGCTCCAGCTATGCCCCCAGCCTACTGGCAGCCACCGCCCTGGACCTCCAACCAGGACTGACCCTCAGCCGCGCCGTAGCCGATATCCCAACGGCTTTACAGCAGGCGAAAAACCCCTGTGTCCTGTGCGGGTCGCTCTACCTAATTGGCGATTTCCTCGCCTATTTGGGCTATACCCCGGAAACCCTCGCCGGATGA
- a CDS encoding alginate O-acetyltransferase AlgX-related protein — MAKRLSWLVNIGLVVGSLLVAVLILEGGIRLVGPLLAPNLRVALFERAADEDLFDFVSGIGTMSRPDLDRPNIRINDTEVLTVHTDHQGFRNPPDRQGAPIAFLGDSFVWGFGVSQAETWVSQVGQLLGQKTASYGQSGFSSWQYARVFDRYVASRHPRLVVWAFFANDLQPVAERIKTGQPIDRGVQQWLDSHSLIYRLGKFIVQGAYLSDQQPVSYRDRDLDLVLFPITHNILNPQYPDFAPGLQEFKTSIADVKTGCQQSGCQLVVVLIPTKEMVYLPRVSSSFTPEQQQMVTNAFKTYRDLQSFLTQEQIPSLDLTAALQTAALPQAQPAQTLYFRIDGHWNKLGHQAAAQALAQFLKQQKRLGTVQ; from the coding sequence GTGGCGAAACGCCTCTCCTGGTTGGTGAATATTGGCTTGGTGGTAGGGAGCCTGTTGGTCGCTGTGCTCATCCTGGAAGGAGGAATCCGCCTTGTGGGACCCCTACTCGCCCCTAATTTGCGGGTTGCGCTCTTTGAGCGGGCAGCAGATGAAGACCTTTTTGACTTTGTGTCCGGGATTGGGACGATGTCCCGACCCGACCTAGACCGCCCCAACATCCGCATCAACGACACCGAAGTGCTCACTGTCCACACCGACCATCAAGGCTTCCGCAATCCGCCGGACCGCCAAGGAGCCCCGATAGCTTTTTTGGGCGATTCCTTCGTCTGGGGCTTTGGCGTCTCCCAAGCAGAGACTTGGGTCAGTCAAGTGGGGCAGCTGCTGGGTCAAAAAACAGCCTCCTATGGACAAAGCGGGTTCTCTTCCTGGCAATATGCCCGCGTCTTTGACCGCTATGTTGCCTCCCGGCACCCGCGTCTGGTGGTCTGGGCTTTTTTCGCCAATGACCTGCAACCGGTCGCAGAGCGCATCAAAACCGGGCAGCCCATCGACCGTGGAGTACAGCAGTGGCTAGACAGCCATTCACTGATCTATCGGCTGGGTAAATTCATTGTTCAGGGCGCTTACCTCTCCGACCAACAGCCGGTGAGCTACCGGGACCGCGATCTGGATCTGGTCCTTTTCCCTATCACCCACAATATCCTCAACCCCCAGTATCCCGACTTTGCTCCAGGGCTCCAGGAATTTAAAACGAGTATCGCGGACGTAAAAACAGGCTGCCAACAATCAGGCTGCCAATTGGTCGTCGTCCTTATCCCAACCAAGGAGATGGTCTACCTGCCTCGGGTCAGCTCATCGTTTACCCCTGAACAGCAGCAGATGGTCACTAATGCTTTTAAGACCTACCGCGACCTCCAGAGCTTCCTGACGCAAGAGCAGATCCCCAGCCTAGACTTGACTGCCGCGCTGCAAACCGCCGCTTTACCCCAGGCACAACCAGCGCAAACCCTCTATTTTCGGATCGACGGCCATTGGAATAAGCTAGGTCATCAAGCCGCAGCCCAGGCATTGGCCCAATTTCTCAAGCAACAAAAGCGTTTAGGCACAGTTCAGTAA
- the ispE gene encoding 4-(cytidine 5'-diphospho)-2-C-methyl-D-erythritol kinase, protein MKSVVLKAPAKINLYLEIVGPRTDGYTDVVLVLQSVALADTVTIRPHPAITIYCDHPLVPLDQHNLAHRAVQLLQETTNTSQGAEITIAKTIPVAAGLAGGSGNGAAVLVGLNELWQLGLTPAELARLAARLGSDVPFCIRGGTALGYGRGEVLAVLASPGTLPVVLVKPRDLQVSTAWAYQTYRSLSSSQPPGKLSALLCRLTGQQPLADLLYNDLEQAVLPHHPRIAQLKQQLQDQGALGVLMSGSGPTVFALAQDEAQAQNLAQTVAQEDCAVFVTHTISHGITLV, encoded by the coding sequence ATGAAGTCCGTCGTCCTCAAAGCCCCAGCCAAGATCAATCTGTACCTCGAAATTGTCGGTCCCCGGACAGACGGTTATACCGATGTCGTTCTGGTTTTGCAGAGTGTCGCTCTGGCGGACACGGTTACCATCCGCCCTCATCCAGCCATCACGATTTACTGCGACCATCCCCTCGTCCCTTTGGATCAGCACAATCTGGCCCACCGTGCAGTCCAACTCCTCCAGGAAACCACCAATACGAGCCAGGGGGCTGAAATCACGATTGCCAAGACCATCCCGGTGGCAGCGGGTCTGGCGGGGGGGTCCGGCAATGGCGCAGCGGTCCTAGTCGGTCTCAACGAACTATGGCAGTTGGGCCTGACTCCAGCCGAATTGGCCCGTCTGGCGGCCCGTCTGGGCTCCGATGTGCCCTTTTGTATCCGTGGTGGGACTGCCTTGGGCTATGGGCGGGGCGAGGTTCTTGCTGTGCTGGCAAGTCCCGGAACCCTGCCGGTCGTCCTGGTCAAGCCCCGCGACCTCCAAGTCTCTACCGCCTGGGCCTATCAAACCTACCGCAGCCTGTCTAGCTCCCAACCTCCGGGAAAGTTAAGCGCCCTGCTCTGCCGCTTAACAGGTCAACAACCTTTAGCTGACCTGCTCTACAACGACCTAGAGCAAGCTGTTTTGCCCCACCATCCCCGGATTGCCCAACTCAAACAACAGCTACAGGACCAGGGAGCCTTGGGGGTGTTAATGTCCGGTTCTGGGCCGACTGTCTTTGCCCTAGCGCAGGATGAAGCTCAGGCCCAAAACCTTGCCCAGACCGTGGCCCAGGAGGATTGTGCAGTCTTTGTGACCCATACCATAAGCCACGGTATCACCCTCGTCTAG
- a CDS encoding aspartate kinase, whose protein sequence is MGLIVQKFGGTSVSDRERIGQVARRVADTVRQGYEVVVVVSAMGHETDRLMDLAQSITAHPNQRELDVLLSTGEQVSIALVAMALHELGLKAVSLTGVQVGIVTESNHNQARILNISTQRLRQHLDQGEVVVVAGFQGVSLHHPLEVTTLGRGGSDTTAVALAAALGALKCEIYTDVAGVYTTDPRIVPSASLLPEITSEEMLELASLGAQVLHPRAVEIAKNYGVAVIVRCNWANFPGTRVIFGTPRLSGTLKDMEIARPVDRVEVDPCQAKIALLRVPDRPGVAQKLFQALADERIDIDLIIQSIHSEASNDIAFTVQQGFLPSAAEIAHRVGQQLGCSEVTLDADIAKISLVGVGVRSRAGVAAQMFATLARLGVNIQMISTSEIKLSCVIGRSWAAAVKAALEEAFGLPPSGDVPPAPPLSLKAVRGVALDRDQARIAVQGIPDRPGMAAKLLERLAQGGIPVDMIIQSQRAGTEQDIALTVPRSQAVSAQTVLNTAARDLGCREVTLAEHVVKVSAVGEGMIGTPGIAACMFAALAYADINIQMISTSDIKVSCVVNEAHGGTALQVVHAAFDLQSPASALLQPLL, encoded by the coding sequence ATGGGTCTAATTGTTCAAAAGTTTGGAGGCACCTCGGTCAGTGACCGTGAGCGCATCGGTCAGGTGGCCCGTAGGGTCGCAGATACGGTTCGACAGGGCTATGAAGTAGTGGTGGTGGTCTCTGCAATGGGTCATGAGACCGACCGCTTGATGGATTTGGCCCAAAGTATCACAGCTCACCCCAACCAACGGGAACTCGACGTCCTCCTCTCGACCGGAGAGCAGGTAAGCATTGCCTTGGTTGCGATGGCCCTCCACGAATTGGGCCTCAAGGCTGTCTCGCTCACTGGGGTGCAGGTGGGGATCGTCACAGAGTCCAACCACAATCAAGCCCGGATTCTCAATATCAGTACCCAACGTCTGCGTCAACACCTCGACCAAGGAGAGGTCGTGGTAGTGGCGGGGTTTCAAGGAGTGAGTCTGCATCATCCCCTAGAGGTGACGACCCTGGGTCGCGGCGGCTCGGACACCACCGCAGTCGCCCTTGCTGCCGCTTTGGGGGCGCTCAAGTGCGAAATCTACACCGATGTGGCGGGGGTCTATACCACGGACCCCCGCATCGTTCCATCTGCCAGTCTCTTGCCGGAGATCACCAGCGAGGAGATGCTGGAGTTGGCTAGTCTGGGAGCACAGGTCCTCCATCCACGGGCGGTAGAAATCGCCAAAAACTATGGAGTTGCGGTCATCGTGCGCTGCAATTGGGCAAATTTCCCAGGGACTAGGGTCATCTTTGGGACCCCCCGCCTATCTGGCACCCTCAAGGATATGGAAATTGCCCGACCGGTAGACCGGGTTGAGGTGGACCCCTGTCAGGCCAAGATTGCGCTGCTGCGTGTGCCTGACCGCCCAGGAGTGGCCCAAAAGCTCTTCCAAGCCCTGGCTGATGAGAGGATCGATATCGATCTCATCATTCAATCCATTCACAGTGAAGCCAGCAACGACATTGCCTTTACCGTCCAGCAAGGATTTCTCCCCTCGGCGGCGGAGATCGCCCACCGGGTCGGTCAGCAGTTGGGCTGTAGCGAAGTGACGCTGGATGCGGACATTGCCAAAATCAGTTTGGTCGGGGTCGGTGTGCGCTCCCGAGCTGGTGTCGCGGCTCAGATGTTCGCCACACTAGCCCGGTTGGGTGTCAATATTCAGATGATTTCAACCTCTGAGATCAAGCTCAGTTGCGTGATTGGTCGGAGTTGGGCGGCGGCGGTCAAAGCGGCCTTGGAAGAAGCCTTCGGCCTCCCTCCTTCCGGGGATGTTCCTCCGGCCCCGCCCCTGAGCCTCAAAGCGGTGCGCGGGGTGGCCCTCGACCGTGACCAAGCCCGCATTGCTGTCCAAGGGATTCCAGACCGTCCGGGGATGGCTGCCAAATTGCTAGAGCGGCTGGCGCAGGGCGGTATTCCGGTCGATATGATCATTCAGTCGCAGCGAGCAGGCACCGAACAGGACATTGCCCTGACTGTCCCGCGCTCTCAGGCGGTCAGCGCCCAGACAGTACTCAACACAGCGGCGCGCGACCTGGGCTGTCGGGAGGTGACCCTTGCGGAGCATGTGGTCAAGGTCAGCGCTGTGGGCGAGGGTATGATTGGCACCCCCGGCATTGCGGCCTGCATGTTTGCCGCCTTAGCCTATGCTGATATCAATATCCAGATGATCTCGACCTCCGATATCAAGGTGAGCTGCGTGGTCAATGAAGCCCATGGTGGTACGGCGCTCCAGGTCGTCCATGCCGCCTTTGACCTCCAGAGTCCGGCCTCCGCTCTCCTTCAGCCCTTGCTATGA